In a genomic window of Quercus lobata isolate SW786 chromosome 4, ValleyOak3.0 Primary Assembly, whole genome shotgun sequence:
- the LOC115984587 gene encoding putative disease resistance RPP13-like protein 1, whose translation MAVSPVKAAIQELLYSLLSVNFFRTNKFRIGLLEDLRIVLQYLTVMVDEAEEKQNKNPVVKLWLDELQDVVYHTEDLVDEMCIESLRHKLDAESQTKSSSLEWNIKVIKKMKELLDRDADKDAIISLLLSDDVKSEHLSVIPIVGEVGVGKSTLARLVYNDCRVSQRFEIEAWYPVNHKMTKAISELFSLQSSQESLKGKKFHFVLDDVGSFNYADWKSIQSTLTGVANGSCVIVTTRDSEVTSKISIVCTYNIESLSNEESWLMFTKFALGDQIPSSYPEVETNGRQIVQDFLGLPFAVKALGLLLRSKPQVEEWRVVLDRLKHFSLPTGMGYEFEKEKLVLLWLAEGLLQNRGKEDDGIKCFDELLSESFFQQSSANNSRFLMHDIVDDLAAHLSWKHIFRLEDNNLSHLCRGKYDSSVIFKSIDKAKFLRTFLPLDHESCRLSSNELQNMLCKLQFLRVLSLSHYNITELPASIGNLKHLRYIDLSHTGIKWLPESVCALCNLQTFILSNCHSLTKLPENMWRLVNLFHLDISGTDINEMPKNLSRLKKLQTLPYFVVGKRSGSMLKELGGLRDLHGTLHISKLQNVVSENDPAGARLFTKKYLDELVLEWSNSTVGQKNVLEALQPNSKLKKLSINFFCDTRFPNWVGHMLFSGMVSLRLSNCNNCSSLPPLGQLPSLEVLIIEWMDAMKSVGPEFYEMDKPFKSLKTISFEGMSEWEGWVSFEVGGGEFPSLIELCIRRCPKLKGNLPKQLPSVAKVEISESQELVTAIMTEASLHKKDFTLSGQGSVHK comes from the exons atggCTGTCTCACCGGTGAAAGCCGCAATTCAGGAGCTGTTATACAGTTTGCTTTCAGTCAACTTCTTTCGAACAAATAAATTCAGAATTGGATTGCTAGAAGATTTAAGGATCGTGCTGCAGTATCTTACTGTGATGGTCGATGAAGCTGAGGAGAAGCAGAACAAAAACCCAGTTGTTAAATTGTGGCTGGACGAGCTTCAAGATGTTGTCTACCACACAGAGGATCTCGTGGATGAGATGTGCATTGAAAGTTTAAGACACAAGTTGGATGCTGAATCTCAGACCAAGTCATCCAGTCTGGAATGGAATATCAAGGTGataaaaaagatgaaggagTTGCTTGACAG AGATGCTGATAAAGATGCTATTATTAGTCTTTTGCTGTCTGATGATGTAAAGAGTGAACACTTGTCTGTGATTCCGATCGTGGGCGAGGTTGGGGTTGGTAAGTCCACTCTTGCTCGGCTCGTTTACAATGATTGCAGAGTAAGTCAACGTTTTGAGATCGAGGCTTGGTACCCCGTTAATCATAAGATGACAAAGGCAATTTCTGAGTTGTTTAGTTTGCAGTCTTCGCAAGAGAGCCTTAAGGGaaagaaatttcattttgttttggatGATGTGGGGAGTTTTAACTATGCAGACTGGAAATCCATACAATCTACTTTGACTGGTGTGGCAAATGGAAGTTGTGTTATTGTAACTACACGCGATTCAGAAGTTACATCCAAGATTAGCATTGTATGTACTTACAATATAGAGTCACTGTCAAATGAAGAAAGTTGGTTGATGTTCACAAAATTTGCTTTAGGAGACCAAATTCCTAGTTCATATCCCGAAGTAGAAACCAATGGCAGACAAATTGTGCAGGATTTTTTGGGCCTGCCATTTGCAGTAAAAGCACTTGGGCTTCTCTTGCGCTCTAAGCCACAAGTTGAGGAGTGGAGAGTTGTATTGGACCGCCTAAAGCATTTTTCTTTACCTACAGGAATG GGTTatgaatttgagaaagagaagTTGGTTCTTTTATGGTTGGCAGAAGGTCTTTTGCAAAATCGTGGAAAGGAAGATGATGGTATCAAGTGCTTTGATGAATTGTTATCGGAGTCTTTTTTTCAACAATCAAGTGCCAATAATTCACGTTTTCTGATGCATGATATTGTGGATGATTTGGCTGCTCATCTGTCTTGGAAACATATTTTCAGATTGGAGGATAATAATTTGTCTCATCTCTGTAGAGGCAAATATGATTCCTCAGTGATATTTAAAAGTATTGATAAAGCCAAGTTTTTAAGGACATTCTTGCCATTAGATCATGAATCATGTCGTTTAAGTAGTAATGAACTGCAGAATATGTTGTGCAAACTGCAATTCCTGCGTGTGCTTTCTTTATCTCATTATAATATCACTGAGCTACCTGCTTCAATAGGCAATTTGAAACATTTACGGTACATTGATCTCTCTCACACTGGAATTAAGTGGTTACCTGAATCAGTTTGTGCTCTATGCAATTTACAAACATTCATATTGTCGAACTGTCATTCTCTGACCAAATTGCCAGAAAACATGTGGAGGCTTGTTAACTTGTTTCATCTTGATATTAGTGGAACTGACATAAATGAGATGCCAAAAAACTTGAGTAGATTGAAAAAACTTCAAACACTGCCTTACTTTGTTGTGGGCAAAAGAAGTGGCTCGATGCTTAAAGAGTTGGGGGGTCTTCGGGATCTTCATGGAACGCTTCACATTTCAAAGTTGCAGAATGTAGTCTCTGAAAATGATCCAGCTGGCGCCCGTTTGTTTACCAAGAAATACCTTGATGAGCTAGTGTTGGAATGGAGTAACAGTACTGTTGGTCAGAAAAATGTGCTTGAAGCGCTACAGCCTAATAGTAAACTGAAGAAGCTCAGCATTAATTTTTTCTGCGATACAAGATTTCCAAATTGGGTGGGGCATATGTTATTCTCTGGCATGGTTTCCCTACGTCTTAGCAACTGCAACAATTGCTCATCCTTGCCACCACTTGGACAGCTACCATCTCTTGAAGTCCTTATTATTGAATGGATGGATGCAATGAAAAGTGTGGGTCCTGAATTCTATGAGATGGATAAGCCATTTAAGTCTTTGAAGACAATATCATTTGAGGGGATGTCGGAATGGGAAGGATGGGTTTCATTTGAAGTTGGAGGTGGAGAATTCCCTAGCTTAATTGAGCTTTGTATAAGGAGATGCCCCAAGCTGAAGGGAAACTTACCCAAGCAACTTCCTTCTGTAGCAAAAGTTGAGATTTCTGAATCTCAGGAGCTTGTGACTGCAATTATGACAGAGGCATCATTACACAAAAAGGACTTTACATTATCAGGACAAGGTTCTGTTCATAAGTGA